In one window of Candidatus Deferrimicrobium sp. DNA:
- a CDS encoding efflux transporter outer membrane subunit — protein sequence MGLHVALVAAALAGCAVGPDYRRPAPPAVASYTAEALPAGTATAPGVAGATQRFVSGGDIPARWWELFQSRALDRWIREALANSPTLGAAEATLRRAQEIRRALFGDLLPSVDGSVSASRQKPLAASFLGESNIQINPFTLYNASVNVSYTLDLFGKTRRGLEALQAQVDYQGFQVDGAYLTLTSNIVTAAFQEASLRGQLQATRDILATQEELLAMVEKQFELGGVAKTDVLAQRASLAQSRAALPPLEKRLAQTRHLLAVLAGGFPGATADLPEFELKEFRLPEELPVSLPSSLVRQRPDIRSAEELLHAASAAVGVATANLYPQVTLSGQYGTTAIRIEDLFRPDSAVWRVGAGLLQPIFHGGALEANRRAEIAGFDQAAAQYRETVLQAFREVADVLRALEYDAMTLRAQSDAEAAARDTLEIAKKQVRFGATSYLSLLNAQRQYHLARILLVQAQALRFADTAALFQALGGGWWNRENPSAGVSRQ from the coding sequence ATGGGTTTGCATGTCGCGCTCGTTGCCGCGGCGCTCGCCGGTTGCGCGGTCGGCCCCGATTACCGGCGGCCCGCTCCCCCTGCGGTTGCTTCCTACACCGCCGAGGCGCTGCCGGCGGGGACGGCCACCGCGCCGGGGGTTGCCGGCGCAACGCAACGCTTCGTTTCGGGCGGGGATATTCCCGCCCGCTGGTGGGAGCTGTTCCAATCCCGGGCGCTGGATCGATGGATCCGGGAGGCGCTCGCAAACAGTCCGACGCTGGGCGCCGCGGAAGCTACCTTGCGGCGTGCGCAGGAAATTCGGCGTGCCCTCTTCGGCGACCTCCTTCCAAGCGTCGACGGAAGCGTATCCGCGTCGCGGCAGAAGCCGTTGGCGGCATCTTTCCTCGGAGAGTCGAACATCCAGATCAACCCGTTCACCCTGTACAACGCCTCGGTGAACGTCTCGTACACCCTCGACCTGTTCGGGAAGACGCGCCGCGGGCTGGAGGCGTTGCAGGCGCAGGTCGACTACCAGGGCTTCCAGGTGGATGGAGCCTATCTCACGCTGACATCCAACATCGTGACCGCGGCCTTCCAGGAGGCCTCCCTGCGCGGGCAGTTGCAGGCGACGCGGGATATCCTCGCGACGCAGGAAGAGCTGCTCGCGATGGTCGAGAAGCAGTTCGAGCTGGGGGGGGTCGCCAAGACCGACGTGCTCGCCCAGCGAGCTTCCCTCGCCCAGTCCCGTGCGGCCCTTCCCCCGCTGGAGAAACGGCTCGCCCAGACACGCCACCTCCTGGCGGTCCTTGCCGGAGGGTTTCCCGGCGCCACGGCGGATCTTCCCGAATTCGAGCTGAAGGAGTTTCGCCTGCCGGAAGAACTCCCCGTGAGCCTCCCGTCGTCGCTGGTGCGCCAGCGGCCCGACATCCGGTCCGCCGAGGAGTTGCTGCACGCGGCGAGCGCGGCGGTCGGCGTGGCCACGGCGAACCTCTACCCGCAAGTCACGCTGTCCGGCCAGTACGGCACGACGGCAATCCGGATCGAGGATCTGTTCCGCCCGGACTCCGCCGTCTGGAGGGTCGGCGCGGGACTCCTGCAGCCCATCTTCCACGGCGGGGCGCTGGAAGCGAACCGGCGCGCCGAGATCGCCGGCTTCGACCAGGCCGCGGCGCAGTATCGCGAGACGGTCCTGCAGGCGTTCCGCGAAGTTGCCGACGTGCTCCGTGCGCTCGAATACGACGCGATGACCCTCAGGGCGCAATCGGACGCGGAAGCCGCCGCGCGCGACACCCTGGAGATCGCGAAAAAACAGGTGCGCTTCGGCGCGACGAGCTATCTCTCTCTGCTCAATGCGCAGCGCCAGTACCACCTGGCCCGGATCCTCCTGGTCCAGGCGCAGGCATTGCGGTTCGCCGATACCGCCGCGCTGTTCCAGGCGCTCGGGGGCGGATGGTGGAACCGTGAAAATCCTTCGGCCGGGGTCTCCAGACAATGA
- a CDS encoding zinc-dependent alcohol dehydrogenase family protein, giving the protein MARIVRFHQTGGPEVLRIEEVPPATPGEGEVRIAVKAIGLNRADCLFRQGMYLEAPSLPSRLGYEAAGTVEAVGPGVTGFKVGDRVNTLPAFSMGKYGVYGDSVVVPSHAVSSFPGNLSFEEGASIWVAYLTSYGALVEHGRLRKGLHVLITAASSSVGYSAIQVVRAAGGISITTTRKPEKAETLRQAGADHVIVTGKEDLAARVMEITGGRGADLIFDAVAGPSMDALAAAAEREATIFVYGMLSMKPTVFPLEVALKKGLSLRGFTLFEIVSVPERMERAKKYIFDGMKSGALWPVIDRIFPLDDIVEAHRYMESNQQNGKIVVTV; this is encoded by the coding sequence ATGGCGAGAATCGTCCGTTTTCACCAGACCGGCGGGCCCGAGGTACTCCGGATCGAAGAGGTGCCGCCCGCGACGCCCGGGGAAGGCGAGGTGCGGATCGCCGTCAAGGCCATCGGCCTGAACCGCGCGGATTGCCTTTTCCGGCAGGGAATGTATCTCGAAGCCCCGAGCCTTCCCTCCCGCCTCGGGTACGAAGCGGCGGGAACCGTCGAGGCCGTCGGGCCGGGCGTCACCGGATTCAAGGTCGGGGACCGCGTAAACACTCTTCCGGCCTTTTCCATGGGGAAATACGGGGTCTACGGGGATTCCGTCGTCGTTCCGTCCCACGCCGTGTCGTCGTTCCCCGGAAATCTCTCGTTCGAGGAAGGGGCCTCCATCTGGGTGGCGTACCTGACCTCCTACGGAGCTCTCGTTGAGCACGGCAGACTCCGGAAGGGACTCCACGTGCTGATCACCGCGGCCAGCAGCAGCGTCGGCTACTCCGCCATACAGGTCGTCCGCGCCGCCGGGGGCATCTCCATCACCACCACCAGGAAACCGGAAAAAGCCGAAACATTGCGACAGGCCGGGGCCGATCACGTGATCGTCACCGGCAAGGAGGACCTCGCGGCGAGGGTGATGGAGATCACGGGAGGCCGCGGGGCCGATCTGATCTTCGATGCGGTTGCCGGGCCGTCCATGGATGCCCTTGCCGCCGCCGCCGAGCGGGAGGCCACCATCTTCGTTTACGGTATGCTGAGCATGAAACCCACCGTTTTCCCGCTGGAGGTGGCGCTGAAGAAAGGCCTGAGTCTCCGGGGGTTCACCCTGTTCGAAATCGTGTCGGTGCCGGAGCGCATGGAGCGGGCGAAAAAATATATCTTCGACGGGATGAAATCGGGGGCTCTCTGGCCGGTCATCGACCGGATCTTCCCGCTCGACGACATCGTCGAGGCCCACCGCTACATGGAATCCAACCAGCAGAACGGGAAAATCGTCGTCACGGTGTGA
- a CDS encoding DsbA family oxidoreductase: protein MGERRLARLGEEFDVRVERRFLEIHPETPSEGRSVSELGYPPEQWARMMENLERMGNAEGIVFSERTFTTNSHKALLLAEAAKEDGPDIFESLNEGLFRAYFTDGRNIGNPRVLGEVAEAAGVPASRIRQAWSDAAYEERLSRDHAAASGIGITGIPTFIVDGRWIIEGAVPIEMLREAAKKLTPGKP, encoded by the coding sequence GTGGGCGAGAGGCGTCTCGCCCGTCTTGGCGAGGAATTCGATGTCCGCGTGGAGCGCCGGTTCCTGGAGATCCACCCGGAGACCCCGTCGGAGGGCAGATCCGTCTCCGAACTGGGGTATCCCCCCGAGCAGTGGGCACGGATGATGGAGAACCTCGAGCGGATGGGAAACGCTGAGGGGATCGTTTTCTCCGAACGGACCTTCACGACGAACTCCCACAAGGCCCTCCTCCTCGCGGAGGCCGCGAAGGAAGATGGACCGGATATTTTCGAATCGCTCAACGAGGGGCTGTTCCGCGCCTACTTCACCGACGGGCGGAATATCGGGAATCCGCGGGTTCTCGGGGAAGTGGCGGAAGCGGCGGGTGTACCCGCCAGCAGGATCAGGCAAGCATGGTCCGACGCGGCGTACGAGGAACGGTTGTCCCGCGACCACGCGGCGGCCTCCGGGATCGGCATCACCGGGATCCCCACCTTCATCGTCGACGGTCGGTGGATCATCGAGGGCGCCGTCCCTATAGAGATGCTGCGCGAGGCAGCGAAAAAGCTCACTCCCGGGAAGCCTTGA
- a CDS encoding pirin family protein, with protein sequence MTVTRAIRKVWRSRPTIEGAGVHLNRAFGNQEAPLLDPFLLLDDFRSDDPSKYLPGFPWHPHRGIETITYVIEGDVEHGDSLGNRGDITPGDVQWMTAGSGIIHQEMPKGDARRRMGGFQLWANLPASHKMIDPRYRDVKRGEIPEVSTEGGAKVKIVCGRVNGVQGPVRDIVTDPEYLDVAVPKGGRFTHPVKRGHTAFAYVIEGNAYFDTGRDPYAREEVGRNYFDMERDCQCGPGTLVHYGEGDAVSIAAEKEPVRFLLVSGKPIGEPVAWYGPIVMNTAEEIRTAFEEYRKGTFIKHR encoded by the coding sequence ATGACGGTGACAAGGGCCATCCGGAAAGTGTGGCGGTCAAGGCCGACGATCGAAGGGGCGGGTGTCCATCTCAACCGGGCCTTCGGCAACCAGGAGGCACCCCTCCTCGACCCCTTCCTGCTCCTCGACGATTTCCGCTCGGACGACCCCTCGAAATACCTTCCAGGGTTTCCGTGGCACCCGCACCGGGGGATCGAGACGATCACATACGTCATCGAGGGGGACGTGGAGCATGGGGACAGCTTGGGAAACCGGGGCGACATCACCCCGGGCGACGTACAGTGGATGACCGCTGGCAGCGGCATCATCCACCAGGAGATGCCCAAAGGGGACGCCCGGAGACGTATGGGGGGGTTCCAACTCTGGGCCAACCTGCCCGCCTCCCACAAGATGATCGACCCGCGATACAGGGACGTGAAGCGCGGCGAGATCCCCGAAGTCTCCACGGAGGGCGGCGCGAAAGTGAAAATCGTCTGCGGACGGGTAAACGGCGTGCAGGGCCCCGTCCGGGACATCGTCACCGACCCGGAGTACCTCGACGTCGCCGTCCCGAAGGGGGGGCGTTTCACCCACCCGGTCAAGAGGGGACACACGGCATTCGCCTACGTCATCGAAGGGAACGCCTACTTCGACACGGGCAGGGATCCGTACGCCCGCGAGGAAGTGGGGCGAAACTACTTCGATATGGAGCGCGATTGCCAGTGCGGGCCGGGGACCCTCGTCCACTACGGCGAAGGCGACGCCGTCTCCATCGCCGCCGAAAAGGAACCGGTTCGCTTTCTCCTCGTGTCCGGCAAACCGATCGGCGAGCCGGTGGCCTGGTATGGCCCCATCGTGATGAACACCGCCGAGGAGATCCGGACCGCGTTCGAAGAGTACAGGAAAGGGACCTTCATCAAGCACCGGTAA